GCGGCGGAGTTCCAGTCGGTGACGAGCAGGTCGAGGTCGCCGTCACCGTCGACGTCACCCATGTCGGCTCCCCGGATGCGCCGCCGCTGCGCCCCCGCGACCGCTGGCCGGTCGTCGATGCCCGCGGCCCGGGTCGCGTCCCGGAAGCCACCGGTGCCGTCGCCGAGCAGGAGCCGGCCGAACCTGCCCTCGGGGCCACCGAGGAAGAGGTCCTCGTGGCCGTCGGCGTCCAGGTCGCCCACCGCGAGCGCGCTGACGGTGGCCAACCCGGTCAGTCCCGACCCCGCGGTCACGTCGCGGAACCTGCCCCCGACGTTGCGGTAGAGACCGCTGGCGGGGCCCGCAGCGGTCAGCACCAGGTCGTGGTCGGCGTCGTCGTCGAGGTCGAGCACGGCGACCCCGCCGTCGAGCTCGTCGGGCAGGGACGGGCCGCCCGCCGGTCCCCGCGCGAGCCCGGCACGGGCGGTGACGTCCTCGAAGGCCAGACCGCGCAGCACCTCCGGGCCGACCCGCACAGGCTCGTCGACCAGCGGCGGCACCACCGCAGGAGCCCGCTCGGCAGGGACCGCGACGTCGGCGAGCGGGGGCGAGCCTGGCCGGTGGTCGGAGACCCGCACGACGACCAGCACCGCCACGGCCAGCACGGCGAGCGCCGTCAGCCCCACCGGCGCACCGGTGCGGGGCTCGCCGTCCATCAGCCGATGGTGCCACGCAGGAGGGTGGCCGTCAGCCCCTCTCCCGGGCCGTCTGCCTACAGCAGGCCGGCGAGCCGCAGCGAGATGTCGACGATCGAGACCCGGTCGAGGCCGCGCACCTCGTCGAGGGTGAACCAGCGCGCCTCGTCGGTGCTGCCGTCGCGCTCGGGGGTCAGCTCGCCGCCGACGACCTCGGCGCGGAAGACGGTGCGCACGGCCTTGAGGGACCGGTCGCTGTCGTTGAGCCGGCGGTGCGGGGGCAGCACGTAGGTGTCGACGCCGAGCAGCGCGCCGGCCACGACGTCGTACCCGGTCTCCTCGCGCACCTCGCGCACCACGGCCTGCTCGACGCCCTCCTCGAGCTCGACGCCACCGCCCGGCATCGTCCACTGCCGCCGCGACCCCTCGTTCCACAGCGCCAGCAGCACGCGCCCCTGGTCGTCGGTGATGACGGCGTACGCCGCGAGCCGGGTGTCGTAGTCGGTGTAGTGCACGTGAGCATCCTCTCCTCACCCCGGTGACAGGAATGAGCCAGGGCCTGCGGGGCATTGTGGACACCATGAGCGTTCCCACCATCACCCTGAACAACCAGACGCAGATCCCGCAGCTCGGCTTCGGCGTGTTCCAGGTGCCGCCCGAGCAGACGGCCGACACCGTGACCAAGGCCTTCGAGGTGGGCTACCGGCACATCGACACCGCGCAGATGTACGGCAACGAGCAGGAGGTCGGCGTCGCGATCGCCAACGCCGACATCCCCCGCGACGAGCTGTACGTGACCAGCAAGCTCAACAACGGCTTCCACCGCCCCGACGACGCCCGCCGCGCCTTCGACGACACGATGAGCAAGCTCGGCCTCGACCAGATCGACCTCTTCCTCATCCACTGGCCGCTGCCGACCCTCTACGACGGCGACTTCGTCTCGACCTGGCAGACCCTGTCGGAGTTCGTGGCCGACGGGCGCGCCCGCTCCATCGGCGTCTCGAACTTCCAGCCCGCCCACCTCGAGCGGATCATCGCCGAGACCGGCGTCGTGCCCGCGGTCAACCAGATCGAGGTGCACCCCTACTTCACCAACGAGGAGGCGCGCGCCGCCTCGATCCGCCACGGCATCGAGGTCGAGGCCTGGTCGCCGATCGCCCAGGGCGCGGTGCTCTCCGACGAGACCATCGGCGAGATCGCGGCCGCCCACGGCAAGACCGTCTCGCAGGTCACCCTGCGCTGGCACGTCGAGCGCGGCGACATCGTCTTCCCCAAGTCGATGAAGGAGGAGCGGATGCGCGAGAACTTCGACATCTTCGACTTCTCCCTCACCGCCGACGAGGTCGCGACGATCGCCGCCCTCGACCGCGGCGCCGACGGCCGTCGCGGCCCGAACCCCGACGAGTTCGACTACGTCCCGGGCTGAGCCCCCCGCACGACCCGTACGCCGCCCGGCCCGCCTCAGGTGAGCCGGGCGGCGACGTCGTCGGCCTCGGCGCGGGTCCAGCCGTCCCGCCGACCTGCAGGTCGCGCCGACCCCGTCGGCGACGCGCGGCAGCGCGACCAGGGTGCCGTCGACGACGACGGCGAAGCGGCCCTCGGAGCCGACCAGCCCGCTCACCAGCTCGTCCAGCGCACCTGCTGCGGCCTCGTCGAGCGCGACCTGCACGGCGTACCCGCCGTCGACCTCGACCACCTCGACGCCCTCGACCCCGCCGTCGACGCCCGTGGGGCCGAGCAGGAAGCCGGCGCCGCGGGCGTCGCAGGCGAGCATCGCCTCGCCGCCGGGCCCGTTGGCGCTCGGCGGCTTGCGCAGGCAGTCGAGGGCCTCGAGGCGGCGCGCGAGGGCGGGGTCGAGCCCGTCGGGGCTGCGTCCCTGCGCCGCGAGCACCGGCCGGGCCTGGAAGGGCGCTGGCTCCCCCGCCGCGTCCTCCGACGGGCCGGCCGGGCTCGTCGGGGTGGGGGCCACGCCCTCACCGGGGCTGGGCTGGGAGGGCGAGGAGCCCTCGTCGGCGCAGCCGCCGACCACGACAGCCGTCAGCAGCAGGCCCACCAGACCCGTCAGCCCGGTCAGCCCCGTCGTACGCATGCTCCGAGACTACGCGCGAGCAGGGAGCCGCAGGCTCAGCCGACGGTCACCTTGACCTCGTTGGAGGCGGTCTCGGAGTCGTTGTCGACGACCCGGAAGCGGTTCACGCCCTGCGCACTGGTCTGCACGTAGGTCGCGAAGGTCTCGTTGCTGACCACGGCGGTGACCGGGAAGTCCTGCCAGCCGCCGCTGACGAACTTCTGCACCTGCAGCACCCGGCCCTCGCCGCCCGGGTAGACGCCGGTGAGGTCGATCTGGCCCATCGGGGCCACCTGGGTCTGCCCCGCAGACAGCGAGATCTGGCCCTCGGCGTCGTCGCTCTTCGACGGCTCCTGGGTCGGCTCCTGGCTCGCGCTGGACCCCTCGCCCGGCTCGGCGGCCAGCGTGAGCAGCGGCCCCGAGGGGCCCTCGGTCTGCGAGGGGCGCGGCAGGTAGAGGGAGGCGGCGTCGGTCGCGGTGCTGGCGCCGGAGGAGCCGTCGATGCCCAGCACCCGGGTCACGGCCAGGGCGCCACCTCCGAGCACCAGACCGACGGCCAGGCCGACGCCGACCAGCGCGAGCAGCCCCGTCAGGACGGGGCGGTCGTCGTGCAGGGCCACGGGGGTCTCCGTCGTCGTCTCGGCGAGCAGTCGCTGCTCATTGTCGCGGACAACGCGGCGCGGACCAAGCCGCGTCCCCGCGGGCAGCGGCTACAGGCCGCGCCTCCACACGATCTCCTCGTGCAGGTGCCGGCTGCGCCAGCCCTCGGCGGTGCGCACCAGCCGGTGGTGGTAGATCCCGCCGAGCTCCACGACCTTCTCGCCGCCGGCGCCGTCGCTCATCACCATCGGGTTGTGGAAGTACGCCGTCGTGGTCGCGGTGTCGCCCTCCAGGCGGGTCTCGACCTGGCCGAGCATGTGCATCCGGCGCAGGAAGAACGCCGGCAGCACCTCGGCCAGCCACGGCTTCACCTCGGCGTACCCGGCCGCGATGCCGCCGGAGGCGGTGTAGTCGATCTGGGCGTCGGGGGTGAAGACCGTGTCGAGCAGGTCCCACTCGCCGGTGTCGATGGCCCGGGTGTAGCGGGTCAGCACGTCTGCCGCCTCGAGCCGGTCGCTGATCTCTGGGAGGTCCACGGTCGGAACTCTGGCACAGAACTGAAACACGTTCTATATTTCGACAGGCTCAATAACCGAGGGAAGAGAGCAGATGCGTTTCACCTATGCCGAGGCGATGACCAGCATCGAGCACTACGCGCCGCTGGCCCAGGCCGCCGAGGCCGCCGGCTACACCTCGATGACGGTCGCGGACAGCCTCATCTACCCCGAGGTGTCGGACTCGACCTACCCCTACACCGACACCGGCGACCGGGAGTTCCTGCAGGGCAAGGACTTCGTCGAGACGATGGTGATGTGCGCGCACCTCTTCGCGCTGACCACCACGCTGCGCCTGACGCCGTTCGTGCTCAAGCTGCCGGTGCGCCCGCCGGTGCTGGTGGCCAAGCAGGCCTCCAGCCTGGCCGCGCTGTCGGGCGACCGGCTCGGTCTCGGGGTGGGCCTCTCGCCGTGGCCGGAGGACTTCACCGCCATGGGCGTGCCGTGGGAGCGGCGCGGCAGGCGGATGGACGAGTGCCTCGACATCGTGCGCGGGCTGACCTCGGGCGAGTTCTTCTCCTACGACGGCGAGTTCTTCTCGATCGAGTCGATGCAGCAGCGGCCCGCCCCCGGGCGCCCGGTCCCGCTGCTGGTCGGCGGGCACGCCGACGCCGCGCTGCGCCGCGCGGTGCGCAAGGGCGACGGCTGGATGCACGCCGGCGGCGACGGCGAGGAGCTCGACCGGCTGCTGGCCCGGCTCTCCGAGATCCGCCGCGAGGAGGGCGACACCCGCGACGACTTCGAGGTGCACGTGATCTCCTACGACGCCTACGACCCCGACGGCGTCAAGCGCCTCGAGGACAAGGGCGTCACCGACTGCATCGTCGGCTTCCGGGTGCCCTACATCAAGGGCCCCGACACCGAGCCGCTCGCGACCAAGGTCGAGCACCTCGAGCGGTACGCCGAGTCCGTCATCAGCCGGGTCGGCGCGTGAGCGGCCCGTCGCAGGAGCCGACCGAGGACCCCGGCTGGGACCTCACCGCACCGCTGCGCGAGGCGATCGCCGAGGGCGAGCACCTCGTCGCGACCGCCCCGTTCATCCGCACCGAGCAGGACCGCCTCGAGGGCTACGACTACCTCGCGGGCCGCATCCGGATGGCGATGCAGATGGCCTTCGACCACGACCTCGACCGGCCGCTGTTCATCAACGCCACCCACCAGTTCTCCCGCCAGGGCCTCGACAACCCCGATGCGGTCTACTTCAGCGCCTACCTGCGCGAGGGCGTCGAGTACGTCGTGCGCGGGCGGCGCGGCAGCTCGGCCGACCTCTCGTTCCAGGTGATGGGCGGGGCCTACACCGCCGACTCCGCCGCCACCTCGCTGATGGCCTTCGACGACCGCGAGCTCGACGTGGCCCCCGACGGCTCCTTCGACTTCACCTACACCGCCGAGCCGGGCGCCAGGACCCTCATCGTGCGCGAGGTCTTCAACGACTGGGACACCGAGGAGCGCGGCACCCTCACGATCGAGCGCACCGACACCCTGGGCCGCCCCGCCCGCGACCTGACCCGCGACCTGCTGGCCAAGCGGTACGACGTCGCCGCCCGCACCCTCACCGGCTCGATCCGCACCTGGTTCGCCTTCCCGCACTGGTTCCAGTACGCCGAGCCGGTCAACACCCTCACCGCGCCCCAGCAGACCCCCGGCGGGCTGGCCTCGCAGCGCTCCTCGATCGGGCACTACGCGCTCGCCGAGGACGAGGCGATGATCGTGACGGTGCCGCGCTGCGACGACTGCAGCTACCAGGCGATCCAGGTCGGCTCCGACTGGTACGCCTCCACCGACTACGAGACCCACCAGACCTCGCTGACCAAGGCCCAGGCGGTCACCGACCCCGACGGGCTGATGCGCTTCGTCATCAGCGAGCACCCGCCCAGCGGCGACGCCGAGGCGCCGTACCTGGCCAACTGGCTGGAGACCACCGGGCACCGCACCGGCTCGATGATGCTGCGCTGGCAGCGCCTCGAGCGCGACCTCGGCCCCGACGACGGCCCGCGCGTGCAGGTCGTCCCGCTGGCCGAGGTGCCCGCGCACCTGCCCCACCTCGCCCCGCTCACCCCGCAGCAGCACGCCGAGCGGATCACCGCCCGGCAGCGCCACGTCGCCCGGAGGATGATCTCGTGACCCCCACCACCGCCACCACCCACGACACCTCGGTCGAGGAGCGCTACGAGCCGCAGCCGCTGCTGCGCGGCAGGGTCGTGGTGCTCTCCGGCGTCGGCCCCGGGCTGGGTCGCGCGCTGGGCGAGGAGGCGGCCCGGATGGGCGCCGACCTCGTGCTGGTCAGCCGCACCGAGTCGCGGCTGGAGAAGATGGCCGCGGTCGTGCGCGAGCTCGGGTCGCGCGCGCTGGTGGTGCCGACCGACATCACCGACGAGGCCTCCCGCGCCGCGCTCGTGGAGCGGACCCTGGCGGAGTACGGTCGGGTCGACTGCCTCATCAACCACGCCTTCGCGATCCCCCCGATGGACCCGATCTCGACCATCCCGGTCGAGGAGCTGCGCCGCGCCAACGAGACCAACGTCTTCGCGCCGCTCTCGCTGACCGCCGCCTTCGCCGACGCGCTCGCCGCGGCGCCGGGGAAGCCGGGCGGGTCGGTCATCATGCTCAACTCCTGCGTGCGCTACTCCTCCCAGCCCGAGTACGCCGGCTACAAGCTCTCCAAGGGCGCGCTGGCGCACCTGGCCGAGTCGCTGGCCACCGAGCTCGGCCCGCGCGGCATCCGCGTCAACAGCGTCGCGCCGTCCTACATCTACGAGGACGTCAACAAGGCCTACTTCGACTGGATCGCCGCGGAGTCGGGGCGCACCCACGACGAGGTGTACGCCGAGAAGGCCGCCCCGACCGACCTGCAGCGGCTGGCCTCGCCGCAGGAGGTGGCCCGCGCGGCGCTTTTCCTGGCCACCGACCTGGCCTCGGCGGTGAGCGGGCAGACGCTCAACGTCGACTGCGGGGAGTTCCACTCGTGAGCGGTGCCAACGTGATGACCCGCGAGCGCGCCGACGTCGGGTCCTACGACGACATCGCCGCCGCCGCGGTGCGCACCACCGGCCTCGACGACTTCGGGGGCGACGCCCACGAGGAGGGCCTGCGGGTGCTCGTCGAGGACCTGAACAGCCCCGAGGCGGGGCTGACCGGGCGCGGCAACTACTTCCAGCGCTCCGAGGTCAAGAGCGCGCTCGTGGGCCGGCTGCTCACCCAGGCCCAGTTCACCGCGCTGCCCCAGCACGCCGACGTACCGCTGGAGCGGCCGGTCTTCGTGATGGGCCTGCCGCGCACCGGCACCACCGCGCTGCACCGGCTGCTGGTCTCCGACCCCGCCCACCAGGGCCTCGAGATGTGGCTGACCCAGTTCCCCCAGCCGCGCCCGCCGCGGGCGACGTGGGAGGCCGACCCGGTCTTCGCCGCGATGCAGGAGGCCTTCAGCGCCCACCACGTCGAGGACCCGGAGTACATGGGCATCCACTACATGGACGCCACGTCGGTGGAGGAGTGCTGGCGGCTGCTGCGCCAGACCGGCAAGTCGAACTCGTACGAGTCGCTGGCCAACCTGCCGCGCTACACCGACTGGCTGCGCGGCCAGGACTGGACCGACGCCTACGCGCGGCACCGCCAGAACCTGCAGCTGATCGGGATGAACGACCCCGAGAAGCGCTGGGTGCTGAAGAACCCCTCGCACATGACCGCCCTCGACGCGCTGATGAGCGTCTACCCCGACGCGCTGGTGGTCTACACGCACCGCGACCCGGTCACCTGCATCGCGTCGTCGTGCTCGCTGTCGGCGGCCACCACCGCCGGGCACTCCGACACCTTCGTCGGCGGCGTCGTCGGCCACACCCAGCTCGACCTGTGGTCGCGCGCCTTCCACGCCTTCCACGACGCCCGGCCCCGCTACGACCAGTCCCAGTTCGTCGACGTCGACTTCGCGGACCTCCAGGGCGACCCGCTCGGCACGGTGCGCGGCGTCTACGAGGCCTTCGGCATGACGCTCACGACCGAGGCCGAGGCGCGGGTGCGCGAGATCGACGCCGAGGCCCGCTCCGGCCACGCCCGCCCCAGCCACCAGTACTCGCTCAAGGACTACGGCCTCACCGAGACGAGGGTGCGCGACGCGTTCGCGCGCTGAGCCGTCACCGGCGGCGCCTCAGCCGAGCGGCTCGCCCTCGCAGCAGTTCGCCTTGAACTTGCAGTGCGGGCAGAACCAGCGGGTGGCGATCGGGTCGAACTCGTGCCCGCAGGCCATGCAGGAGTAGTAGCCGCTCATGGTGGCCCAGCCTGCCACGCGATCACCCCTCGTCGCGGGCGGCGCGCACCGCGCGCTCGGCGACGGCGTGCTCGTCGGTGCGGGCGTCGTAGGACCAGAAGTCGCGCAGCCACAGCGCGGTCGCGCCCACACCCGCGACGCAGGCGATGCCGCCGCTGGTGATCGAGCCGCGCACCGACCACAGGTCGGCGGTGACGCCCGCGCGCACCTGCCCGCCCAGCGGGCCCAGCGAGTAGGACAGCATCTCGATCCCGGCCAGGCGCCCGCGCATCCCCTCGGGGATGGTCTGGCTCCACACGATCCCGCGGAAGACCCCGGAGACCATGTCGGCGGCGCCGGCCAGCGCGAAGAAGACCGCCACCAGCCAAAAGCTCGGCATCAGCCCGGCCAGCGCGATGCACACGCCGTACGCCGCCGCGGCCAGCACGATCGCGCGGCCGTGGTGGTGGACCCGCCCGGTCCACCCCGACAACGCCGTGGCCACCAGCGCACCGACGGTCTCCGCGGAGTAGAGCAGCCCCAGCAGCTCGGGGGCCTCGAAGACGGTCTCGGCCAGCGCCGGGAAGAGCACCACCGGCATCGCCAGCAGCATCGCGGCGATGTCGACGAGGTAGGTGCCGAGCAGGTCGCGGCGGGCCAGGGCGTAGCGCGCGCCCTGCACGACGCCGGCCAGGCTCGGCGGGGTGGTCTCCTCGCGGTGCGGGTAGGAGCGCATCGCCAGGTACATCAGGGTGGCCACCCCCAGCCCGACGACGTCGACCACGAAGCACCAGCCCAGCCCGACGTACGCGATCAGCAGGCCGCCGAGGGCCGGGCCGACGAGGACCCCGATCTCCATGCCGAGGCTGGTCAGGGCCTGCGCCGCCGGGATCTCGTCGTGACGCACGGTGCGCGGCATCAGCGCCTCGCGGGAGGGCCGCTGCATCGAGGAGGTCGAGGCGAGCACGGCCGCGAGCACGAAGACCAGCCACAGGTGCGGGTCGGGGCCGAAGGCACCGAACGCGTTGGCGGCCAGCACCGCGGTGGCCACGGCCTGGGCCACGCCCGTGGCCACGAGCAGCCGCTTGCGGTCCACGTGGTCGGCCAGCGCGCCGCCGTACAGCGCGAAGACCACCAGGGGCACCAGCTCGACGAGGCCGATCGCGCCGACGGCGAGGTTGGAGCCGGTGACCCGGTAGACCTGGAACGGGATGGCGACGTAGGTGACCATCGCGCCGAGGTAGAAGACGGTGCCGGCCACGAAGAGCAGCCGGAAGTCGCGCGAGGTGCGCAGCGGGGTCAGGTCGATGCGCAGCGCGCGCAGCCGCTCACCCCAGGACATCGCCCACCACGACGGGCCACGCTGCCAGGAGCGTGACCCCGCCGCGAGTGGTTTTGCGCCGGGTCGGCGCGAGATCTGGGACGGGTCAGCGCGAGATGTGGGCCGGGTCGCGCCGGGAGACGCGGACCCGGGCGCCGTCGCGGGGCACCGAGGTGATGTTGCGGACCTTCGGGGCGTCGTCGACCGGGGTGGCGACGTCGTGGACGCGCAGCACCTCGCGGAGCACCGCGACGCCCTCCATCTGCGCGAAGCCGGCGCCGATGCAGCGGCGTACGCCGCCGCCGAAGGGGATCCAGGTGTTGGTCGGCGGGTTCTGCCCCAGGAAGCGCTCGGGACGGAAGGCGTCGGGGTCGGGGTGGTGCTCGGACTTCTGGTGGGTCACGATGATCGAGGGGCCGACGGTGACCCCGCGGGGCAGGTCGACGCCGCCGACGGTGGCGGGCCGCATCAGGGTGCGCACCACCATCGGGATGACCGGGTGCAGGCGCATCGACTCCTTCATCACCGCCTCCAGCCAGGCGTCGTCCTCGGCGCTGTCGCCGTCGGCGGCGGCCTGGGAGCGCCGCAGCAGCTCGGGGTCGCGGCCCAGCTCGTAGAGCGCCCAGGCCAAGGAGGTGGCCGTCGTCTCGTGCCCGGCCAGCAGCAGGGTGATCAGCTGGTCGCGCAGCTCGGTGTCGCTGAGCTCGTCGCCCTCCTCCACACCGTGCCGGATCAGCCGCGACAGCACGTCGCTGCGCTCGGCGAGGTCGGGGGCCGAGCGGCGCTCGCGGATCTCGGCGTAGATCAGCCGGTCGAGCTCGGCCTGGTTCTGCACGGTGCGCCGCCACGGCCCGAAGCGCTGCAGCCGCGGGTAGCCCCAGCCCAGCAGCACCGCGGGGCTGATGTCGACGGTGGCGTTCACCCGCGGGCGCATCGCGGCCAGCCTGGACTCGTCGGTGACACCGAAGACCACCCGCAGGATCACCTCGAGGGTCAGCACGTTCATCCGGTCCAGCGAGCGCAGCACGACGCCGTCGGGCCAGTGCGCCGCCTCGTCGGCGGCCAGGTCGGTCACCAGGAAGCGGTACTCGCGCAGCGCGGCGCCGTTGAAGGCCGGCATCAGCAGCTTGCGCGCCCGCTTGTGGTCGGCGCCGTCCTGCAGCAGCAGCGAGTGCTCGCCCATGATCGGGCCGAGGATGGCGTTGCCCTTGCCGGCGTGGAAGAACTCCGGGTCGGCGGCGAAGATCTCCTTGGTGTGCTCGGGGCGGGTGAAGAAGACCAGCGGCTGCGCGCGCGGCACCAGCCGCACGGTGAAGACGTCGCCGTAGGTGCGGTGCAGGTAGGGGTGCATCCAGTGCCGGAAGCGCAGCAGCGCCGCCGTCTGCACCAGGGCCGGCCACCGCGGGCCCGGCGGCAGCCCCTGCGGGGCCACCCGAGCAGCGCCGGCCTCGCCGACCGAGGCACCGCTCATCCGGCGGAACCGCTCCTCGGTGAGCTCCCCGGTCTCGGGGAGCGCGTCGAGCAGGGCGTTCTGAGAGGTGGCCATGTCACATACTAGGAGTACGTCACCCCGTCGTGTCGAGGGCCGGCGCCAGGTGCCGGGTCAGGAAGTGCACCTGGTGGGCCAGGGCGGGGGCGAAGAAGTCCTTGCCGGGCCAGACGTCGAAGTGGTCGCCGGGGTAGTGCCGGACCTCCGCCCGACCCTTGACCGCCGCCTTGGCCGCCGCCTGCGGCGGGGCGAGCCGGTCGAAGTCGGCGATCTGCACCAGCAGCGGGCAGGTGACCTCCTTGGCGCTCTTGATCGGGCGGTGGCTGCCGAGCTCGAGCGCCACGGCGGCGTCGACCTCGTTGCGCCACGACGGCCCGGCCAGTGCGAGGTAGTCCTCCTTGCAGCCGGGCAGGGTCAGGGCGCCCTGCTCACCGGGGTCGGCCACGACCGGCACCATCACCGGGCCGCGCCGCGAGGCCAGCGCGCGCGAGCGCACCCCGTCGACGGTCGAGCGGGCCAGCGTCAGCGGCGAGTGGTGGCGCAGCGCCAGCCGGCCGGCTGCGGCCCCGTCGACCAGCGGCGTCAGCGAGACCACCGCGGCGACGTCGTCGCGCCCGGCGGCGACGGCGAGCACGTGGCCGCCGGCCAGCGAGACGCCCCAGAGGACCAGGCGGCCCGCGTCGACGCCCGGGAGGGCGGCGGCCGCGGTCGCGGCGGCGCGGAAGTCCTCGAGCTGGCCGGCCACCGAGACCCGCTGGCGCACCGCCCCGCCCGAGCGCCCGAAGCCGCGGTAGTCGAAGGCGAGCACGTCGAGCCCCGCGGCAGCCAGGCCGTCGGCGAAGGGCAGCAGCCCCGAGTCGACGGTGCCGGCCAGGCCGTGGGCCATCACCACGACCGGCCGCCCGGCCGGTCCGGCCAGCTGGTCGTGCGCGGCCGGCACGTGGGTGGCCACGCACTCGTCGGAGCCCGACGCGAAGCGCACCTCGTGGTGGGTCGGGGCCGGGGCGGCCAGGGTCGTGTCAGCCAGGGTCGTGTCGGTCATGACGTCCTTCCGTAGATGGTGCGCAGCCACACGGCGACCACGCCCTCGACCAGCTCCTCGCGGCCCAGCGGGCCGCCGACGGCGCTGCGTTCCAGCATCCGGTCGTTGAGC
The Nocardioides marinisabuli genome window above contains:
- a CDS encoding NUDIX hydrolase, with the translated sequence MHYTDYDTRLAAYAVITDDQGRVLLALWNEGSRRQWTMPGGGVELEEGVEQAVVREVREETGYDVVAGALLGVDTYVLPPHRRLNDSDRSLKAVRTVFRAEVVGGELTPERDGSTDEARWFTLDEVRGLDRVSIVDISLRLAGLL
- a CDS encoding aldo/keto reductase, with the translated sequence MSVPTITLNNQTQIPQLGFGVFQVPPEQTADTVTKAFEVGYRHIDTAQMYGNEQEVGVAIANADIPRDELYVTSKLNNGFHRPDDARRAFDDTMSKLGLDQIDLFLIHWPLPTLYDGDFVSTWQTLSEFVADGRARSIGVSNFQPAHLERIIAETGVVPAVNQIEVHPYFTNEEARAASIRHGIEVEAWSPIAQGAVLSDETIGEIAAAHGKTVSQVTLRWHVERGDIVFPKSMKEERMRENFDIFDFSLTADEVATIAALDRGADGRRGPNPDEFDYVPG
- a CDS encoding nuclear transport factor 2 family protein, which gives rise to MDLPEISDRLEAADVLTRYTRAIDTGEWDLLDTVFTPDAQIDYTASGGIAAGYAEVKPWLAEVLPAFFLRRMHMLGQVETRLEGDTATTTAYFHNPMVMSDGAGGEKVVELGGIYHHRLVRTAEGWRSRHLHEEIVWRRGL
- a CDS encoding TIGR03619 family F420-dependent LLM class oxidoreductase, yielding MRFTYAEAMTSIEHYAPLAQAAEAAGYTSMTVADSLIYPEVSDSTYPYTDTGDREFLQGKDFVETMVMCAHLFALTTTLRLTPFVLKLPVRPPVLVAKQASSLAALSGDRLGLGVGLSPWPEDFTAMGVPWERRGRRMDECLDIVRGLTSGEFFSYDGEFFSIESMQQRPAPGRPVPLLVGGHADAALRRAVRKGDGWMHAGGDGEELDRLLARLSEIRREEGDTRDDFEVHVISYDAYDPDGVKRLEDKGVTDCIVGFRVPYIKGPDTEPLATKVEHLERYAESVISRVGA
- a CDS encoding SDR family oxidoreductase, whose translation is MTPTTATTHDTSVEERYEPQPLLRGRVVVLSGVGPGLGRALGEEAARMGADLVLVSRTESRLEKMAAVVRELGSRALVVPTDITDEASRAALVERTLAEYGRVDCLINHAFAIPPMDPISTIPVEELRRANETNVFAPLSLTAAFADALAAAPGKPGGSVIMLNSCVRYSSQPEYAGYKLSKGALAHLAESLATELGPRGIRVNSVAPSYIYEDVNKAYFDWIAAESGRTHDEVYAEKAAPTDLQRLASPQEVARAALFLATDLASAVSGQTLNVDCGEFHS
- a CDS encoding sulfotransferase family protein; the encoded protein is MSGANVMTRERADVGSYDDIAAAAVRTTGLDDFGGDAHEEGLRVLVEDLNSPEAGLTGRGNYFQRSEVKSALVGRLLTQAQFTALPQHADVPLERPVFVMGLPRTGTTALHRLLVSDPAHQGLEMWLTQFPQPRPPRATWEADPVFAAMQEAFSAHHVEDPEYMGIHYMDATSVEECWRLLRQTGKSNSYESLANLPRYTDWLRGQDWTDAYARHRQNLQLIGMNDPEKRWVLKNPSHMTALDALMSVYPDALVVYTHRDPVTCIASSCSLSAATTAGHSDTFVGGVVGHTQLDLWSRAFHAFHDARPRYDQSQFVDVDFADLQGDPLGTVRGVYEAFGMTLTTEAEARVREIDAEARSGHARPSHQYSLKDYGLTETRVRDAFAR
- a CDS encoding MFS transporter; translated protein: MSWGERLRALRIDLTPLRTSRDFRLLFVAGTVFYLGAMVTYVAIPFQVYRVTGSNLAVGAIGLVELVPLVVFALYGGALADHVDRKRLLVATGVAQAVATAVLAANAFGAFGPDPHLWLVFVLAAVLASTSSMQRPSREALMPRTVRHDEIPAAQALTSLGMEIGVLVGPALGGLLIAYVGLGWCFVVDVVGLGVATLMYLAMRSYPHREETTPPSLAGVVQGARYALARRDLLGTYLVDIAAMLLAMPVVLFPALAETVFEAPELLGLLYSAETVGALVATALSGWTGRVHHHGRAIVLAAAAYGVCIALAGLMPSFWLVAVFFALAGAADMVSGVFRGIVWSQTIPEGMRGRLAGIEMLSYSLGPLGGQVRAGVTADLWSVRGSITSGGIACVAGVGATALWLRDFWSYDARTDEHAVAERAVRAARDEG
- a CDS encoding cytochrome P450 — encoded protein: MATSQNALLDALPETGELTEERFRRMSGASVGEAGAARVAPQGLPPGPRWPALVQTAALLRFRHWMHPYLHRTYGDVFTVRLVPRAQPLVFFTRPEHTKEIFAADPEFFHAGKGNAILGPIMGEHSLLLQDGADHKRARKLLMPAFNGAALREYRFLVTDLAADEAAHWPDGVVLRSLDRMNVLTLEVILRVVFGVTDESRLAAMRPRVNATVDISPAVLLGWGYPRLQRFGPWRRTVQNQAELDRLIYAEIRERRSAPDLAERSDVLSRLIRHGVEEGDELSDTELRDQLITLLLAGHETTATSLAWALYELGRDPELLRRSQAAADGDSAEDDAWLEAVMKESMRLHPVIPMVVRTLMRPATVGGVDLPRGVTVGPSIIVTHQKSEHHPDPDAFRPERFLGQNPPTNTWIPFGGGVRRCIGAGFAQMEGVAVLREVLRVHDVATPVDDAPKVRNITSVPRDGARVRVSRRDPAHISR
- a CDS encoding alpha/beta hydrolase; this encodes MTDTTLADTTLAAPAPTHHEVRFASGSDECVATHVPAAHDQLAGPAGRPVVVMAHGLAGTVDSGLLPFADGLAAAGLDVLAFDYRGFGRSGGAVRQRVSVAGQLEDFRAAATAAAALPGVDAGRLVLWGVSLAGGHVLAVAAGRDDVAAVVSLTPLVDGAAAGRLALRHHSPLTLARSTVDGVRSRALASRRGPVMVPVVADPGEQGALTLPGCKEDYLALAGPSWRNEVDAAVALELGSHRPIKSAKEVTCPLLVQIADFDRLAPPQAAAKAAVKGRAEVRHYPGDHFDVWPGKDFFAPALAHQVHFLTRHLAPALDTTG